Part of the Nerophis lumbriciformis linkage group LG24, RoL_Nlum_v2.1, whole genome shotgun sequence genome, cagtggtattcagtgaggtaaaattaattggacagttcattgctcctgccaaatgaattgcatttagtggagcggatcaccactccaagatggcggccccgcgtctcgtcagcgccatggggcagtagcggtcgatgcgTTTGGTCTAAATAATAAATTCTGTAGTCCGTGTGTGATAGAGAACACacttttaaaacattaaaaaatatcagTGCGGACAAGGCTTTATAGTCTGACCAGTATGAGAAAGTTGAGGGAAGCTATAACAGAATGAAGATTTAGCGTGAGAAAACTACAAGCGATACCTCGTTTTTTTGTTGTCAATTCGGTCGGAATGTCTGAAAACAGAAACATGTTTTCCCATAGTAAACGAGGCACATCCAATTATGACGTTCTAGAAACCCAACATGCACAGAAATGTCGAATGAAATGGATTATGAACATTTGACATGACTTGTACCTTTCACTTGAGGGCGATGAACCGCAAGAAGGACGCCATGATAGCCTTGATTGTTCGGCTCGCAGTGTGGTGCGTTCACTGGCACTCTGGAAAAACGACCTCCAATGCTCAGTTTGACATTGATTGGACTACAGTGCTACTTTATGCTAAAAGTTTATTTTGGCTCTATGAAAGCTTATTTGGCAGCCGttctctattaaaaaaaaataaaataaaatgcacaGAGAAGGAGTCACCAAGAACCGTGTACCTTCAtgtgttcattctatttccaattcttagatgcaaaacaaaaaacaaatatatggCCTTTTTTCGATTTGTATTAtacatggcagattttaaaacaaacaaaaaagggtggatttaaattcaaatattgccataaaattggattgtgtgctatttttatttttacagataaacacaaaaataaataaaaaatgtgcagaAATGCGTTGTTATCTgtatgatgacaaattgaaccggaagcagtatttttagGCATGTTTTTAGCACAatggtaacatctttgttcagcaggagtcctaaaaaacaagtttcggaccattttttctattttcttgtctgaaacaaaagttggacaacgatttaatgacacttttttatatataggATTCAATAGGACTCCtgatgttaccgttatgctaaaaacttgctaaacgcaaaggaaaggctaaaatactgcttccggtttaatttgtcatcacacagataaccatgaatttttgcaaattttttggcgtttatctggaaaaaaatcTAATACATAAAagtaaaacagcacaaaatccaattttatggcaatatttgaatgaaattaaaccctttttttgtttaaaaaaaatctgccgtataaaataaaaatcgaaaaacagccctacttttattttttagaaggaacggaaggtacacaaaccattctatttccaattctcaaatgcaaattaaaaaactaatttcgggccattttttctgttttcatttctgaaactaaatttggacaactatttaataacactttttaaaaacaacaataggactcctgttgaacaaagatgttagcgttaAGCAAAAAACAAGCTCAACGtaaaggaaaggctaaaatactgcttccggttcaatttgtcatcacacaaccacacatttttgcattttggatgaacatatattcgatTTTTTATAAAGATAAAAAtctgtaaaaggaaaacagcacacaaTCCAATTTTttagcaatattttaatgaaaatcaacccctttgtgttggttttaaaatctgtcatatatattaaaaatcgaaaaacggccctaattttgtttttcgATTTGCGTTCCAGAATTGAAAGTACACAGACCTGAAGGCTTATTTGGCAGCCGTtgtctacttaaaaaaaaaaaaaaaaaaaagcacagagacGCAGTCACCAACGTGTGTTTAATCGTACTAACACCGAGACaatgtatgcattttttttcttgagaatgtcagtgtatgttttggtcattAAATGTTCATTTCATGAAttgaattgaaaaacaaaaagggATTGGTTTATTTAAatttcatttttaaataaaaaaaaaaactaaattgaaaaacaacttatttttgtatataacaaaataaaaatcagtACAAAAAAACGGACCAAAACAGATGTTTTATTAAATTCTGTAGTTGCTGTTTTAAAGATGAGACTACTGATtgatctacaccaggggtgtcaaagtcaatgcccgcgggccagattcggcccgcgaatgaattatctatggcccccgggatgatatttgatttgtataagaaccggcccgcaggccacagccgcctgctgctgttttgcacgcaccaatactccattagGGACCTcatcaagtcatacaaatggggtcccacagtacattttgggggtcccactttttttgtaaccgttttgaaaacacacaagaaaaatcatttttattcagttataaacattcattcactgtcttctttccttcatggatctaaactttactgctgccggtatttttttctatatttttttccagaatgtgtttgttctatttttggccaaagtaagacaaagaaaaacaatctaaaagtcgtctttattttttagtttcaatGCCATGATTTTTTAATAGTCCGTCCcgcatgtgcacagattttcctccatgcggcccctgagctaaaatgagtttgacacccctggcctataggaaaaaaacacagtgtGGTTGTATCCTGCGttcatatataaaaatatagtaATCCATGGGGGTGGGTACCGAATTCTAttttttcatcaatcaatcaatcaatcaaggtttatttGTATGGCTCTTAATCACTAGTGCCTTAGAGGGCttccacaaaaaaaatatttttttttttaaaggtaccgACCAAAGTTTGTCAGTACTATTGGATACCAATTCACATAAAGTAAACGGTGCCATACTTCAATACCGTTGTTGTACGTGACGTAATGTCCGGTTTCAGACTCACCTGcaggctcaagcacttggccggGAAACTGGCACATTCAACCTATTGGCAAAGACACTTTCTGCTATGGCAACAccatagcctatacatatatatatatatatatatatatatatatatatatatatatatatatatatatatatagcctatatatttggaacaattttccttgtggatcaataaagtttgtctaagtctatacagtactgccatccaATAGTGCAGTACAGTACTTGCCAATGAGACACTGAAGTGTAAGGAAAAAAGATAGCTAGACAGCACAAATTAGTGTTTAAatgttaaacaaaacaaaaaaaattttttttaaacaattaacatttataaacacatttgaacacaGACAAAAGTAATGTAAATTGGTACTATTAAGAACCAGAATCAATTCCCCATACATGTGTGAAAAGTACCCCTCCACAACACCACACTGTTGTTTTTCCTGTGGCCAGTCCGCAGTCTTCTCTTTAAATGGAAAATTCCAATTTTAGTTTCGGAACATGAAAAAAACCAAACGTCTGTTTTTGGCTTTAAATCACCTTTCTGCCGAATGGTGATTTAAATCTTGCTATGGAACTTATAGACgaaaaaggtaccgtatttttcggactataagtcgcatttttttttacatagtttggccgggctccagtgcgacttatatacatttttttccttctttattatgcattttcggcaggtgccacttatactccggtgcgtcttatactccgaaaaatacagtaatcgtTTTTTAATCCTATTTTTTTTGACactagaaaaaaaaatgctgttttttagtaaaacatttttttttttaagtttgttttttaattgccATCCATACAAATGACCAAAACATACCCtgaccgaggtaccactgtaaccACCTTAAAGAAATGGGCATAGTACAGAGCCCTGAGGGATGCGGTTTCTTCCATTTGAGCTTGAAGTTGAGTTTTGAGGGTTTGGGGGaaggttttttttaaccaaattacTCCGACAGATGATGACATTATATTCCCATGTTCTTTGTATAGCTGCACTTTGGTTTGCTCACGCCTGCCTGGATCTGGTCTTTCTTGCCGGCTATTCAAAACAGGGCATGGTCGTCATGGGCGCGGCCTGCTTTGGTGCTCACCGGAGCATTTCCACAGTGCAAACACAAGCTCGTTTCATTCTGACATCGTTCCCCTGGTGTGGCATCGCCTTTTTTTACTCCGACGTTTATCCCTGTTAAACACAGCTTGCAGTGTAATCTCCCCCAAGTCTGGCTTTTTTCTTTTGATTATAAAAATATACTATGTCATTTCACATTATTATCACTTTTTAAATAAcacttgaaaggcaatttaacacCATAATAACCATAAATACTCACACAGTTAATTCAAACAGTTTCTGTTCAAAAAAAGGGGGGCAAataaggaacttttttttttttgtataaaaagagaaataaaaaaacttgttgttGAATCCCGATGCTGGAAAAACAAAGACATCATAGAAAAAGAAATGGTTTTACAAAAGGGTTGGTCACCACCGTGTAGGCGTTTTAAGCATGGCCTCGGCATTCCAAAGCTTCACACGCGTGAAATCCTATCATCTTGGCACTGACACGCAAACAGTGTTTggtcttgttgttttttttttgttttgttttttacaaaaatggctTTAAACCCTCTTTAACTCATGGGAAGACTTTAAGATCCATCAatcacacatgtgtgtgtatgaggggccgttagggacattattcagaatgacctcttacatacactactgaaatgctctcacttaaacaactgaaatgtttttctctcacacacactactgaaacactcttatacacactactgaaacactcttatagacactactgaaatgctctcacataaacaactgaaatgtttttctctcacacacactactgaaacactcttatacacactactgaaatgctctcacataaacaactgaaatctttttctcacacacacacactactgaaacactcttatcacactactgaaacactcttatacacactactgaaatgctctcacataaacaactgaaatctttttctcccacacacactactgaaacactcttatacacaccactgaaacactcttatacacccttctgaaacactcttacatacactactgaaatgctctcacataaacaactgaaatgtttctctctcacacacactactgaaacacttttatacacactattgaaacactcttatagacactactgaaatgctctcacataatcaactgaaatgtttttctctcacacactactgaaacactcttatacacactactgaaacactcttatacacactactgaaattcgctcacataaacaactgaaatctttttctcccacacacactactgaaacactcttatacatactactgaaacactcttacatacactactgaaatgctctcacataaacaactaaaatgtttttctctcacacaccctattgaaacactcttatacacactactgaaacacactcacatacactactgaaacactcttacatacacggcactaacggcccctcatatgtgtgtgtgtgttgcattaCGCACAGCACCCAGCGTGAGGCAGTCAGGGCTCAACAACAGTGAGAAACTCAACATTAAAGTTGAGGATGCACCATGTTCTctcggaacaacaacaacaacaacaacaacaacaaaggccCGAGCAGCAGCGGGAGTAGCACTcctgtcaaaacgcacacacacatggaCATAAACAAACAGTCACAGTAAAGTGAGACCGGACGGCAATCCTCTcagttgaacaaaaaaaaaagtcacttttcttATTGCATTTAATCGCTTTTTGCAATCGGGAGTCTTTGCGAAGGAAAAGAGCCAAAATCGTTTGTTCCTGTCGGACAAGGCAGACGATGGACCCAAGGGCGTACCAGAGACtgtcttctgtttttttttttgcaagtttgaCCGCGGTGGCCCAGACGAGGCGTCAGCTGCATCATCGCGTACACAATCTTGCCCAGCTCGCAGGATTGGGTAATTAAAGGGGACCTgcacctttttttaatttttttttgcccatcattcacaatccttacgtaagacaagagcacatatttttctttgtttatgCATTCGAGCTTGTTAAATCtgacaagtacgaggtggctaacaatgcagctaatggtagtacactattctgcccataaagctctctaaaaaaacatccaaaaacagccaacaatactccgtttacatCTCGTGTCCTGAATATtagccaagtattagcgatattgttattgttattgttattgttattgttgttggtgaaagttaattctagatcataaatcatgcctctcacctgggtaGTAGAAGATTGTTGACATAAagtagttggtcaactttgacattcaatttagatggcgagaaacacacaaaaaaacgaggattaggattaattcttcatctaaacaggaagacaTGCACATCCAATTACTCTGCATctgagtgagagcagacattgtacagtaagtgatttttcTATTATGGTCGTAGTTTCCAAAATCTCGACACTGCTGCTAAAACTGCATCTGCGTATGACTCAGCTtgtaaaagttgtatttttttcctccttatattcaggttcaaaaatataaggttctggatcaccgtttgtcccaaagtaatcgttcttGTCTCTAATGTAGTCTGGCATGATTAGCAGTGTTGTCgttgaagggaaaagtgaacgttgtgattataaatcatgcctctcacttggatagtagaagATTGTTGACATAAAGTAgtcgttggtcaactttgaccttCAATTTAGATAgcgagaaacacacaaaaacacttgtttgcggcaccttttttttttatttttaacctgctttaggattaggattaattGTTTATCTCAACAGGAATATATGCACATCCAATTActctgcatcccagtgagagcagacattgtacagtaagtgattgttttattatggttgtaGTTTCCAATATCTTGTTtcacacttagcaatactgctgctaaagctggatctgcgtatgactcagcttctaaaagttgcatttttttcctccttgtattcaggttcaaaaatataaggttctggatcaccgtttgtcccaaagtaatcatacttgtctctcatgattagtagtgttgttgatgaagggaaaagtgaacgttgtgatgtgtctgtgaaattaatacgccgccgtatgcttagaATGAGCAAAATTcctaatattacatgttattatgaatgtgcctgttactacattacatacatacttacagcatgtatataagtcAATGGACGATgattagagtgctttataggcgggatttaaaatttagaatgcattatccatccatccatccatccattaaagaaagaaaaataaatgtgtttttgtcttacgtatggattgtgaatgacagacaaaattccaaaaacagtgcagttcctctttaaggcaCGGCGGTGTTGACAAGTGGTATGTACACTGCATGGTTTGCATCGGGGTTAAATCCATACCGACGGTTTGCCTTCTCCTGATTTGCTGCTActgctgttgctgctgctgcCGCCGCCGCTGCTGCCTCCTTTGCCGTGCTTGAGTCTGTGCTTGCGCTCCTTCTGAGGCGGCGGCTGCGTCTGGATGATGATGTTACTCTGGGGCTTGTCGTCCTGGTTGTCCCCCAGAGTCTCCTCGGCCCGGTGCTGCTGACTGTAGGCCTGGATGGCGGCTTCCAGCTGCTCGTGAGCCTGCTGGATCATGTCCTTGTTGAGGGCCACGCGAGCCTCGCCCCCCGTGGGGAAGTTGTCCTCATTGCTGCCGAACTGCTGCTGCTCCTCCTGGGCGATGTTTGCCCGGTTCTGCTTGCACGCCATCTTGGCGTTGCTGAGGTCGGTGTAGGGCATCTGCTCGGGTTTCACCACGATGTTGTAGCCAGGCGGCGCCGACGGGGTGTTCCAGGAGAACGGATAACCCACATAATCGGCAGGTCCATCCCCACCGTCCCCGCCTTCGGAACCTGCCTCCGGTCCGGCCACCCCTACCGACCCGTCTCCGCCCACATTGGTGCCCAGCAGGCCCAGCTGGTACTCGTCGTCCTGAGGAGGGCAGCGGCGGCGACGCAGAATGTCGCAGATGGAGCCGATGCCTAAGTGCAGCATCTCCCAGATGTTGAGCACCAGGCAGAGCACGGTGACACCGTACATGATGCGCAGGAAGATAGTCTTCTCGGTGGGCCGCGACACAAAGCAGTCCACGCTGTGGGGGCATGGTTTCCCCGAACACACAAACACGGGCGTCACGCGGAAGCCGTACAGCAAGTACTGGCCCGTCAAGAAGCCCGCCTCTAAAACCGTGCGTGTCACCAGCTGCAGAACGTAAACCCGCATCAGACCCTCATCTCGGATGCGCGTGCGACCGTCATGGCGGATCTTAGGTCTGGGTGTAGGCTGCAGCGGATCTCGAGGTCTTTTGGGAGGTTCCATCTCTGGCACCTCATAGATCATGGGATCGTCCTCGCGGTCCTCCTCGGTCTCCTCGATGCCCCGGTGCTGCCGCGCCCCGAAACAGATTTTCCTGGGCTTCCGGTGCGTGTAGCCCCCTCCGACGGGTCTCACAGCAACAGCTCCGACTCCTCCCTTAGCTTCATCCAATCGCGCAATCTTGTTGACGGCGTAGCCCATATACATGAGAGACGGCATGGCCACCAGGATGATCTGGAAGACCCAGAAGCGGACGTGGGACAGTGGGGCGAAGGCGTCATAGCAGACGTTCTCGCAGCCCGGCTGCCCCGAGTTACACACGAACTTGCTCTGCTCGTCGTAGTAGATGGACTCTCCTCCAACGGCCGTGAGGACGATGCGGAAGACGATGAGCACGGTGAGCCACAGCTTCCCCACGAAGGTGGAGTGGTTGTGGATCTCCTCCAGCAGCCGCGTGAGGAAGCTCCAGCTCATGGTGTCGCTGGACAGTGGGGCAGACAGTGTCCCTCTCTCAACTGCTCACAGACTCTGGACGGGGAAAGGGAAATAAAGAGGACGACAGCGTAAGTATCCTGGGAGTTAttggaaaatgcacaataaatacAAGGTCTTTTTGATCCGTTTGATTGGAGCAAATCACCACTGTGTGGACAGGAATtccacagtggtgtgccgtcagggccagcaaggccttctctgctggcctaaaatAAATCCTgatgataataaaatatataaaagtattcatcatattctcttcatgtcatattaggttacagtgttgctgtttttaagttagagcttttatccaatcaaaattcagatagcttgttgccagcgctgtatgaaatctgccggaggccttctgaaCCAACATTAGCGGCGTCTGTGCAGTTTAACGAACGGAGGACATTCAgttaacagacagttgcgatagccgatcagatcacaggatgttgacagtagccttacgttgaacgtgactgtgattggatactcaattGTCACTCCCAAGTATTCAATCATTTGGATaagttgtgatttacgaaagcagaaagtggcaccggagccatacccggccagcggaggaatcagcggtactcacttttttttaccaacaaagaagcagagcaaaacgttgattaggtggcagatatatatttgaaaGGGCAttttcaagtggaggagttcaagtacctcgtagtcttgttcacgagtgagggaagagtggatcgtgagatcgacaggcggatcggtgcggcgtcttcagtaatgcggactctgtatcgatccgttgtggtgaggaaggagctgagccggaaggcaaagctctcaatttaccagtcgatctacgttcccattctcacctatggtcatgagctttgggttatgaccgaaaggacaagatcacgggtacaagcggccgaaatgagtttcctccgccgggtggcggggctctcccttagagatagggtgaggagctctgccatccggggggagatcaaagtaaagccgctgctcctccacatcgagaggagctagatgaggtggttcgggcatctggtcaggatgccacccgaacgcctccctaaggaggtgtttagggcacgtccgaccggtaggaggccacggggcagacccaggacacgttgcgaagactatgtctcccggctggcctgggaatgcctcgggatcccccaggaggggctagacgaagtggctggggagagggaagtctgggcttccctgcttaggctgctgcccccgcgacctgacctcggataggcggaaggagatggatggattttcaagaaggatatttaaagagaaactacatcttgtgaaacAAGGTTGGCCGACCCCGTAAACTAGTTAGGTTGtcctggcggtgaaatggtttgcctgccacttccactcgaatcaaccaactacaAGCGGTACCAATGGCTTttaaaattgtgagttcaaatatattttttcacattcaatatgttttttacaattattttagttttgacagtaccacgtccgATGCGGGTTTATCGATTTTTCAAATGCGCCTAAAAATAGACAGTTTTGTACACTAGTGACaaattgaggtgattcaatgcacAGTAGTGCGCAACTGTgtttctgtatatatatttttcaagccGTGGTTATGTGGCGacgtaaattatggtattttgggaggtatttattgaagtaggacatcactgaaggcctaggtgggaaacgcacggcccgccactggaagTCCATCTGCTGGATATGATGGGTTAAAGCACTACCCATCCCAAAAGCAAGTGAAAGAATGAAAATCAATTATATGCTTTTGATTTAGATCTGCACTACAAGTCTGTGGCTTCTCTTTTGATTTATCTCAAGACTCTTCAGTGTTAGTGATCAGTATAAAAATGATCTGCCGCTAGATGGCAGCAGTGCTCAACCTAATCCAAAGTGGACGACCAGGTTTTAGAGTTGTTCCCAAAACATGGTAccctgaggggcttttgaccaatcatttaaaAGATTGTCTGGCTACActttctctgattggtcaaaagcccctcacatgACTTCAGGACACCATGCTTGGGACCAACCCTGAAACCAAGTCATCCCCACTCTCTCTATGCTCTGACCTAATCTGTTTCTGAAATTCCAAAATGagtagttcagtggttctcaaacttttttttttatttctttttttttacaaagtaccacctcagaaaacacttggctctccaactaCTACTAAaaagaccaacattaaaatacagtagcgtagtaggcaaggcaactttatttgtatagcacttttcatacacaaggcaaactcaaagtgcttcacagacaacaaagtgaaatgaaagaaaataaaagcaaaattaaaatgcagacaataaaaataaaaacagtgcggacgttaaaaagttaaaagattaaaagatttatcTGAAaactaaggtgaacataaacgtTTTCAGTCTAgtgttaaaagtagtcagagttggggaaagtctgacatcttcaggaagtttattccagctatttgttgcatagtgactgaa contains:
- the gjc1 gene encoding gap junction gamma-1 protein, which produces MSWSFLTRLLEEIHNHSTFVGKLWLTVLIVFRIVLTAVGGESIYYDEQSKFVCNSGQPGCENVCYDAFAPLSHVRFWVFQIILVAMPSLMYMGYAVNKIARLDEAKGGVGAVAVRPVGGGYTHRKPRKICFGARQHRGIEETEEDREDDPMIYEVPEMEPPKRPRDPLQPTPRPKIRHDGRTRIRDEGLMRVYVLQLVTRTVLEAGFLTGQYLLYGFRVTPVFVCSGKPCPHSVDCFVSRPTEKTIFLRIMYGVTVLCLVLNIWEMLHLGIGSICDILRRRRCPPQDDEYQLGLLGTNVGGDGSVGVAGPEAGSEGGDGGDGPADYVGYPFSWNTPSAPPGYNIVVKPEQMPYTDLSNAKMACKQNRANIAQEEQQQFGSNEDNFPTGGEARVALNKDMIQQAHEQLEAAIQAYSQQHRAEETLGDNQDDKPQSNIIIQTQPPPQKERKHRLKHGKGGSSGGGSSSNSSSSKSGEGKPSVWI